From Erigeron canadensis isolate Cc75 chromosome 5, C_canadensis_v1, whole genome shotgun sequence:
tctaaattttatttatttatgtacaaataaatatagttgtatattaatattttatataaaaatgcaCAGCAAGATTAAcattatgatttataaaaattccATTTGGTTTAACAcctataaacaatatataaaaaataaaaataaggtaAAAACCCGACCCAAATCAACTAGGAGAACCGACAAAATCGAGTCGAACTGAACCAAACAAAACCAATCGGTTTCAGAAaatgaaaaatcgaaaaaatagTAGGATTACATTTTTGGGCCAGAAATGGCCCAAACCATTGAAGCTAAGCCCTATGCTAAACAATAAAGTCTaggattaattatttaaattaataaacgaTTCTTTTTCAATTATTTAATCACtccaatataaaatttgtatctttAGTCAATTTGATAGTTGATGACCAGATTTATCTTTTTAAGACTTAAGTGATGACATGGCACGTAGATGCTATATGCGTTATGATCTACCATCTCATTTGAATTCTATTTTTATACTAATTATTTTGAAGTTCAATTATCtaaagaaaatttaaagaaattaaagtatAATAGTcaaattaaaagagaaaatcGTAGAAACGGCCGGTTAAGTATACGTAATACATATGTTATTGTCATATGAAATTGGGtgggacttttttttttttttcttaaaagaaaaatcatacATATGTTAGAAAATTTGTTCAACTTGTAAGTGATTCTAAGAAATGCGACGTAAGAGCCACCGGTTAAGCCGGTTAAACGGTCATCGAGCTATCAATTTGAAACAAAAGATGCAAATTTGGATGGTTAATAGAATATAACAAAAATCTGAAGTCTGAACAGAAGAATAGACGGTTATGAACCGAGACTCAACATAAACTTTAGAATAATCCAAAATCCACTTTCTTCactcaaaatctaaatagtCAACTTTTACAACGGACCTTCCCATAACTAGGTGACTAGCTAGTCTTTTCTTAGAACATTTTCTCTTAGTATATCTAAATTGTAAATTATAAAACCTAACACTATCCCCTTGCATGAATTCTTGAGTTTAAGCCTTGGGAAAGACATAAGAATTAAGTCTttttatgagggcttgacttgggtatacccaggtttaAGTCTGAGGGGCTGGGTTTAcctctattaatcgtcgtgccttcgggcggattagtaggagGATTTTCcctcatcgggtatttgaaataaacatttctacttcgagggagctctctagcgcggacccggttaagacaacgtatgctagacctctcgttgtcgaatcgtgacacgaagtttccaacgaatttcatctttaaaaaaaaatgtaaattataatgtTGTATCGTTAAATAATACTTCTCCCATCATCTCATATTAATTGTCTTAggtagtttgactttgaagtttttttttctaaattttaccgaattttttttttcatacttgatgtaaaatatatagattatatttttagtatactttttaatgctataagttttatcaactattatatattatatataataatattcacAATCAAACTTAATAggaaaaaactttgaaaatcaaactaaaatacttaaaatgagacggaggaaataatataaaatacgTTTAGTGATGTATGTTTAAAAAACAATGATGTACTGAGATCATACATATAAATCTGGTGACATATGTAATAAAATTGTCATGAGATGCTGTGTCCAATCTCAAGTAACTTTTAATATTGTAAATAATCATTGCAAGTCATATAGTTTGAACACGAACAATACATTTGTTTAACTAATGCAATTTAAATATGATACGGAAGCTCAGCCGGCCGTCGTCGGCAGTACTACAAATATTATATGAACCAACATGTCATCTGTTTTTGCTTAAAAAGATTGTTTTGGAAATTAGTAAAAACAAATAGTCTTGTGAAACCCATAAGCAAAAGCATGGGTTCTGCATTCAGCTGTTGTGATTCAGAAAAGGTTGATCAAGGgtatgtaggcatgattcgggttatgaaaatttttaatatgttatttGCATTTGCTAATAGAGAATTTGTATTGTAGAGTTCCGACGGGCAATGGTGATTCTCCGTGGCGAATCTTTACTTTCAAGGAGTTGCATTCAGCAACTAATGGTTTTAGTGAAGATAACAAGCTTGGAGAGGGAGGCTTTGGAAGCGTTTATTGGGGGAAAACGTCAGATGGTCTTCAGGTGAAATTTATCAAATAGTTCAATCTCCTTTTATTTgaaaatgttaattatataaacaaGGAAATCAGGGACGCAACCAGAAGATCTATCAACGGGTataatactaatttttttttaagaacgaGTTAGTAATTAgcagttagtagttagcattccGAAACACCACATTGACATCCAATTGAACAGTATGTGGAGCTCGAACCACGCATGATTGGGATGATACCTAGTATTCTCGAAAACCCCCAATAATCAACTCCTACAAGTAtaggaagtgagattcgaaccctgaTTAATTTCCTCATGGTCTAAGACCTTACCAATAAGCCACCAACTCATTGACAACTTGTACCAAATATAAGTGGTCCAATTCATCATCACGACTAATGCTCTAAAATCACACGTACATATTCATTAGAGATTTTAATATTTGTAGCTACATTTCCATGAAATAACTTGTGGTGTGCTACATATGCAACCTAGGAATGTGTTAGTAACAAATTTCTGatatgaacttttaaatttgtatgtTTTAGATAGCAGTGAAGCAATTGAAATCGATGAATTCAAAAGCAGAGATGGAATTCGCAGTTGAAGTAGAAGTTCTTGGAAGGGTGCGACACAAGAATTTGTTGGGATTAAGAGGTTATTGTGCTTCAGCTGAACAACGACTTATAGTCTATGATTACATGCCCAATCTTAGCTTATTGTCTCACCTTCATGGCCAATTTGCTGCTGAAGTCCAACTTGATtggaaaaagagaatgaaagtTGCCATCGGTTCCGCTGAAGGACTACTGTAAGATTTAACAAACATACGCTTCTTTTAAACTTATTTTGGACATTTAATATTTGCATGATTCCTTCAGTATAATTACATACTAGCTGTACACCACTAAATATGCTTTATGGTATTAATATAACATCCTAAATTATATTAGTACCTATGATTTGTGTAAGgctaaaaaaagttttaaagatCAATCACACATTACATGAATTAATTTATTACTAGTCCATATAAGATAGAAGTCCATAGTCGGACTGCCTTATTTACTTAAGAGAGTTAAGTTCTGTCTTATCAGGCGTACATATCtcgttattattataatatatagatacagaaacAATGTTTGCCGAGTTAAAGTGAGGAGCCGGCGTTAATTTGGATTGGaaatattaaattaactttATGAAAAGCCGCTTGACAATATCACAATAATACGCTACTACTCGTatgttaatttatatatgaatattgaattattactaataatattagtttttgttttacttACAGCATTAGTTTACttataattaattcaaaattttattttacattcatatatgaaatgaaataaaattatgGGTAGGTTGGTTAGTTTAATTGAGAAACTTAATAAATGAGatttaataatagtaataataaatgtaattaatttgGTACTAATCGATGTAGAGATGATCTGCGCGAAAGCTTAAACATATGTCTTGTGGgtacatgtaaaaaataataatcctTGGAAAGTTTCacattttgattaattaatttaacccGTCTAACAGTCGTCGTCTATTACTATAATTAAGATTAATTAAGAATTTGGTATGTAAGCTTCTTAATATTACTTGTTGTCATAGGTACTTGCACCATGAAGTTACTCCTCACATAATCCATAGAGACATAAAGGCAAGTAACGTCCTCCTTGATTCAAACTTCGAACCACTAGTCGCGGATTTTGGGTTTGCAAAGTTAATCCCAGATGGTGTTAGCCACATGACCACCAGGGTCAAGGGTACCCTGGGTTACCTTGCCCCCGAATACGCCATGTGGGGCAAGGTTTCAGAAAGCTGCGATGTCTACAGCTTTGGAATTCTTCTACTCGAACTAGTAACCGGAAGAAAACCAATTGAGAAACTCCCTGGAGGTGTTAAACGTACGATAACCGAATGGGCTGAACCATACATTGAAAAAGGCAGGTTTCGGGATCTAGCTGACCCAAAATTAAGAGGCAATTTTGATGAAGATCAGCTAAAACAGTTTATAAATGCGGCTGCACTTTGTGTGCAAAGTGAGCCCGAAAGGAGGCCCAATATGAAGGAAGTTGTTGGGCTGCTTAAAGGGTATGAGCCTAAAAGTAAAGTGATGCAATTAAGGTTAAAAAGTGTCAAATATGGGGATGATCTTGTGGCTATGGATCAAGCTAGtgatgatgaggaagaagaagatgacgACGACAACGATTACGATGATGACGAAAAGGGTGGAGGGTATGATGAGAGTTATGGAGTATTTGGTGCTATGAGTAATGTCCAAAAGATGCATGATCCATATAAGAGGTATGCAGACAGAATGGGGAAGAAAGGGTGATATGAATTAAGATCATATCTTTGTTTCATACTTTCATTGATTGAGAAATGTCAAAATTCACAAGTTTTAGCTTTTGGTGCCACTTTTAAGATCTTTGAAAGTTTCTTGTTTATCTACATCATATCACTCAAAAATATGGGTTCAGAGGGAGCATCTCTATATTTATGAAAttatttgttcttttctttGATGTAAATTAAGGTTTTTGCTATTTTGTTGTACTATCTGTATCATTTGAAatcaattttcaatttaattCCTATCGTATATATACTATTCCGTAGTCCTTACTCCTTAGCCATGTATGAACTCGCAGACAATATGAGTAATAAAAACAATCTGGGTTAGTAGTGTCAGGCCTCCTCCAACAGGCCCAATATAAATAGCTTTTTAACCAGCCCAAGATTTTGTTACAAAGCTGTcatgtataactgtataagtTTGCCCAACAATCGTAATGTTAAATTGTCATGCCCTTTTTCTAGGGTGGAgactgtttttgttttttttttaacgttcgtgTCACAGGACGGTTAGCCGTTACATCCATACGGGCAGACAGACACTAGTGACCGATCTACGATGTCGGGAAACCACGGGGGAAGAAAACCCTTAATTAAACCGTTACAGaagacacgacatttaattCAGGTAAACCTTTGCCCCCTCCAAGATTAGAACCTTGGTTGAATCCCTTCATGGGAGGACTTTAGAGATGTGGAAACCACTACGCTAGGATGGGTGGAGactacctttttattttttacattgaGCCgcatattataaaataaacatcTAACCTAAAAGTACAAAATATAAACCTACTATAAAGATTGAGGCCCTACATTTTTAGAAAGTCATTGTAGCTCACATTTACTATTGAACAggtggttttgatttttttaaaattcacatTTTCATGAAGCAAAATGTTACAAATATCAAATTAAAGAATATGATTCTCGATACTATTCCTAATAGTTTCGTGCgtacccttgtgatattttcaagTGCAAAAATTATgtgaaataaattatttatactacattataaaacatttgattCTCGATTTTTTCAACTAAGTTGTTGATAACTCTAAAGTGTCTTTTCCTTTTACATTAACTTAAACATctctaattaaaatatttataaatttaacttgaAATACCTATCATAAACTTAATGAAGTTAATTTACAATATCTACTATTTAGttctaaaataaatacattattacttttacatcaataacctacaccATTCGTCAATGGCCTCTGCCACTAACGACGTGCGCCGCCACTACTGCACTATCACGTTGTGCGAGCATATTATTATATcgcccatcgtatatttaccgacataaggatttcaattatttgtcaattattatatcggactgatatatgattggtgaaggtcacaactacgtgagtccaacattctcccacttgaccaagcgatcatttatctatgagtatcaCAGTTAATCCGGCCGGGATAAtaatcattttgttttaaactgaaatcatagccaataagtacagtcgtagagaagaacatcaactcaggacccccactagtcaaactatgactcaaaatttaaaactaataagcaatgatcaattgactaagacaaattttgttacaaTAATGTCTATACATCATTATGCATGCTGAATGTaaataatagacaaacaaaatctgaatacagaggaaaattttattaaatttaataataatgacctgacaagtacaatatgctattaaattaaatcttttGTGAGCCCCATCTTCGACACATGTCCTATGAAGatattaggaggaagacctttggtcatcggatccgctagcatatcatttgtacttatgtactcaatacaaagaacattttcctcaacccgttcgcgtacaaacagatactttgtattgAGGTACAGTCCAGCGCAAGTcgaactgttactgttcgagaaagttacggcagctgagttatcacagtaaagcttcaatggtctagaaatAGAATTGACGATTTTAAGTCCACTGACAAGGTTCCTTAACAACATCCCATGACAAGTGGCATTGTAAACGTCAATATATTCAACCATCATGGTggacgttgcagtcagtttctgtttatgactccgccaagagataggtccgccagctaacatgaaaatatatccAGAAGTAGATTTTTTGTCCTCTTTGCTTTTAGCAAAATCGGAATCTGAATATCCTACTACTTCTAAGTCATCACTCCTTCTAAAAGTTagtttgtagtctttggtcccttgCAGATAACGTAGAACCTTTTTAGCCGCTTTCCAGTGTGCCAATCCAGGATTAGACAAATAACGTCCTAGCATACCGGCGATGTAAGCGATATCTGGTCGAGTGCAGACTTGAGCATACATAATTCTCCCAACTACAAATGCATAAGGTATCACCCTCATCTGctccttttcaatctcagtACTTGGGGTTTGGAAAGAACCGAATACGTCTCCTTTAACTACTGGAGCTACAGTGGGCGAGCAGTCCTGCATTTTATAGCGTTCCAGAATACGGTCAATATAGGCCCTTTGAGA
This genomic window contains:
- the LOC122602408 gene encoding PTI1-like tyrosine-protein kinase At3g15890, with amino-acid sequence MGSAFSCCDSEKVDQGVPTGNGDSPWRIFTFKELHSATNGFSEDNKLGEGGFGSVYWGKTSDGLQIAVKQLKSMNSKAEMEFAVEVEVLGRVRHKNLLGLRGYCASAEQRLIVYDYMPNLSLLSHLHGQFAAEVQLDWKKRMKVAIGSAEGLLYLHHEVTPHIIHRDIKASNVLLDSNFEPLVADFGFAKLIPDGVSHMTTRVKGTLGYLAPEYAMWGKVSESCDVYSFGILLLELVTGRKPIEKLPGGVKRTITEWAEPYIEKGRFRDLADPKLRGNFDEDQLKQFINAAALCVQSEPERRPNMKEVVGLLKGYEPKSKVMQLRLKSVKYGDDLVAMDQASDDEEEEDDDDNDYDDDEKGGGYDESYGVFGAMSNVQKMHDPYKRYADRMGKKG